The DNA segment AAGCCCGCCTCGCGCAGCCAGCCGGCCAGCTCGGAAGGACGGATGAACTCCTGGTAGTGGTGCGTACCCTTGGGCAGCAGGCGCGCGATGTACTCCGCGCCGACGATCGCCAACGCGAACGCCGCAGGCGTGCGGTTGAGCGTGGACAGGAACAACCGTCCACCCGGCCTCAACAGCGTGTGGCAGGCACGGATGATCGAAGCCGGATCGGGCACGTGCTCCAGCATCTCCATGCACGTCACCACGTCGAAGCTGCCGGGACGCTCCTCGGCCAGCGATTCAACCGAACGCAGTTGGTAGTCCACCTGCACGCCGGATTCCAGCTTGTGCAAGCGCCCCACTTTCACCAGTTCCGGCGCCAGGTCGATCGCAGTGACCTGCGCACCCTCGCGCGCCAGCGCTTCGCTCAGCAGGCCGCCGCCACAGCCGACGTCCAGGGCGGCCGCACCGGCAAGACGCACCCGCTCGCGCACGTACTGCACGCGGACCGGGTTGAGCGCATGCAGCGCCTTCTGGGGACCGTCCGGGTCCCACCAGCGGTTGGCCAGCGCGCCGAACTTGTCGAGTTCGGCCTGGCTGAAGTTATCGTCGCGGGGCGCAGTCGAGGTCGTCATGGCGCCATTGTAAGACGACGCCGGCCATGACGCCGTCACACATCGCTCAGGAAAGACGGATCCCGGCGATCCGCTCGCGCCATTGGCGCGCATTCGCGATGACGCCGTCGATGTCGATATCGACCAGCGTGCGCTGCAGCAGCTTCGGCCGGCCCGCGATCCAGACGTCGCTGACCTGCTGGCGGCCCGTCGCGTAGATCAGTTGGGACACCACATGGTGCAGCGGCTGGGTCTCCAGCGCAGACAGGTCGACGCAGACCAGGTCGGCCTCCTTGCCCGGCTCGATGGAGCCGACACGATCATCGAACCCGATCGCCTTAGCGCCACCCAGCGTGGCCGCGCGCAGCGCGCTGAACGCATCCAGCGCGGCCGCATCCTGGGCCACCGCCTTGGCCAGCAGCGCAGCGGTGCGCGTTTCGCTGAACATGTCCAGGTCGTTGTTGCTGGCGCAGCCATCGGTGCCGACTGCCAGGTTCACGCCCGCCCGCTCCAGCGCGCACGCCGGGCAGAAGCCCGAGGCGAGCTTGAGGTTGGATTCCGGGCAATGCACCACGCTGACGCCGCGTTCGGCACAGAGATGGATCTCGGCGTCCGTCAGCTGGGTCATGTGGATGGCGATCAGGCGGTCGTTGACCAAGCCCAGCCGGTCCAGGCGCGCGATCGGGCGTTGGCCGTGCTTCTCGATCGACTGTTCCACTTCCTGCGCCGTCTCATGCAGGTGCAGGTGTACCGGCACGTCGAGCTGGTCGGACAGCATGCGGACGCGTTCGAAGTTGGCGTCGTTGACCGTGTACGGCGCATGCGGGGCGAACGCGGTCGCGATCAGCGCATCGTCGCGCCACTGGTCGTGGACCTCGCCGGCCTTTTCGAAGTATTCATCGTCCGATGTCGCCCACGCGGTCGGGAAATCGATCACCGGCAGGCCCACGCGCGCACGGAACCCGTATCGCTTGTAGGTGGCCGCCTGCACGTCCGGGAAGAAATAGTTCTCGTTGACGCAGGTGGTGCCGCCGCGAAGCATTTCGGCGATGGCCAGGGTGATGCCGTCGGCCACGAAGTCCGGACCGATCACCGCACCCTCGATCGGCCAGATGTGCTCCTGCAGCCAGACCTTCAGCGGCAGGTCGTCGGCGACGCCGCGCAGCAGCGTCATCGGGTTGTGCGTGTGCGCATTCACCAGGCCGGGGATCAGTGCCGCGTCCGGGCGCGACACCGTCTCCCGCGGCGCGAAACGCGTCCGCGCCTCGCGCACCGGCAGGATCGCCACGATGCGGCCGCCGGTGACGGCGACCGCGTGGTCTTCCAGCACGACCCCGTGCGGGACGACCGGCACCACGAAACCGGCTTCGATCAACAGGTCGCAGGCTTCTGGGGTGCGGTCGCTCATGGGGCCTCGGCTCAGAATCCCAGCGTGTAGCTCAGGCCGATGGCGCCGGCGCCGAACAGCAGCCAGCACAGCAGCATCAAGGCCAGGGCACGTCCATAGCCCAGCCGCGGCACGCTGGGGAACAGCCGCGGCAGGGTTGCGTTCCAGCACAGCATCACGCCCAGTCCGGCGATCAATACGCCGACGGCCCAGACGCCGAGGTAGAGCGCGAGCTGTTCCATCACTTCACGCGGCTGACGTATTCGCCGGTGCGGGTGTCGACCTTGATGATCTCTTCCTGGCCGACGAACAGCGGCACGCGCACGACGGCGCCGGTTTCCAGCGTGGCCGGCTTGCCGCCTGTACCGGCGGTATCGCCCTTCACGCCCGGGTCGGTCTCGGTGATCTGCAGCTCGACGAAGTTCGGCGGGGTCACCTGGATCGGGTTGCCGTTCCACAGGGTCACCACGCAGTCTTCCTCGCCCTTCAGCCACTTCTCGGCGCCCGCCATGCCGGCCTTGTCGGCCTGCACCTGCTCGAAGGTCTCCTGCTGCATGAAGTGCCAGTACTCGCCGTCGGAATACAGGTACTGCATGTCGGTATCCACCACGTCCGCCGCCTCGACCGAGTCGGTGCTCTTCATGGTGATTTCCTGCACGCGACCGCTCTTGATCAGGCGGTATTTCACGCGGGTGAACGCCTGGCCCTTGCCCGGCTTCACGTACTCGGTATCGCTGATGATCGCCGGCTCGTTGTTGATCAGGATCTTCATCCCGTTCTTGACATCGTTCATGCCGTAACTGGCCATGGATAAACTCCTTGGGTAAGACAAACCCGCCGCGGGACACGGCCGGCCGGATAGAATGGGGAGCCCGCCGGACCCGGCGGGCGCTTGTTTTCAGACCCGACATGATAACCGCAGCCCCCGACCCCCGACAGCCTGCCGCGCTGCAGCCCGCCCGCTGGCAGCAGGCCATGCGGGATGCCGTGCGCGACCCGCGCGAGCTGCTGGACCTGCTCGGACTCGCGTCCCTGGTCCCACGTCTGTCGGATGAAGCCGCGGCGCAGTTCCCGTTGCGCGTGCCGCGAGGCTTCGTGGCCCGCATGCGCCATGGCGACCCGCATGACCCCCTGCTGCGCCAGGTGCTGCCGCTCGACGACGAGATGAAGCCGACCCCCGGCTACGGCCTGGATGCCGTGGGCGACGCTGCGGCCCGCACCGGCACCGGCGTCCTCCAGAAATACCGCGGCCGGGCCCTGCTGGTGGCCACCGGCAGTTGCGCGATCAACTGCCGCTACTGCTTCCGCCGCCACTTCCCGTATGCCGAGGAAACCGCCGCGCGTGAAGGCTGGCGCGAGGCGGTGGACCTGATCCGGGGTGACGCGTCCGTCGAGGAAGTCCTGCTGTCCGGGGGCGATCCGCTGTCGCTGTCCAACGGCAAGCTGGCCGAACTGACGAATGCGCTGGCCGACATCCCGCACCTGCGCCGCCTGCGCATCCATAGCCGCCTGCCCATCGTGCTGCCCGAGCGCGTCGACGACGGCCTGCTGGCTTGGCTCGCGGCCCTGCCCTGGCCGGTCGTCCTGGTGGTGCATGCCAACCATGCCAACGAATTCGACCCTGCCGTGGACGCCGCGCTCGGCCGCCTGCGCGCCGCCGGCGTACAGTTGCTCAATCAAGCCGTGCTGCTCAAGGGCGTGAACGACAGCGTGGACGCCTTGGCGGCACTGAGTGAGCGCGGGTTCG comes from the Pseudoxanthomonas sp. YR558 genome and includes:
- the ubiG gene encoding bifunctional 2-polyprenyl-6-hydroxyphenol methylase/3-demethylubiquinol 3-O-methyltransferase UbiG, encoding MTTSTAPRDDNFSQAELDKFGALANRWWDPDGPQKALHALNPVRVQYVRERVRLAGAAALDVGCGGGLLSEALAREGAQVTAIDLAPELVKVGRLHKLESGVQVDYQLRSVESLAEERPGSFDVVTCMEMLEHVPDPASIIRACHTLLRPGGRLFLSTLNRTPAAFALAIVGAEYIARLLPKGTHHYQEFIRPSELAGWLREAGFQVEDVTGLAYEPWRHRARLSSRTDVNYLASAVKA
- a CDS encoding TRZ/ATZ family hydrolase, yielding MSDRTPEACDLLIEAGFVVPVVPHGVVLEDHAVAVTGGRIVAILPVREARTRFAPRETVSRPDAALIPGLVNAHTHNPMTLLRGVADDLPLKVWLQEHIWPIEGAVIGPDFVADGITLAIAEMLRGGTTCVNENYFFPDVQAATYKRYGFRARVGLPVIDFPTAWATSDDEYFEKAGEVHDQWRDDALIATAFAPHAPYTVNDANFERVRMLSDQLDVPVHLHLHETAQEVEQSIEKHGQRPIARLDRLGLVNDRLIAIHMTQLTDAEIHLCAERGVSVVHCPESNLKLASGFCPACALERAGVNLAVGTDGCASNNDLDMFSETRTAALLAKAVAQDAAALDAFSALRAATLGGAKAIGFDDRVGSIEPGKEADLVCVDLSALETQPLHHVVSQLIYATGRQQVSDVWIAGRPKLLQRTLVDIDIDGVIANARQWRERIAGIRLS
- the efp gene encoding elongation factor P; protein product: MASYGMNDVKNGMKILINNEPAIISDTEYVKPGKGQAFTRVKYRLIKSGRVQEITMKSTDSVEAADVVDTDMQYLYSDGEYWHFMQQETFEQVQADKAGMAGAEKWLKGEEDCVVTLWNGNPIQVTPPNFVELQITETDPGVKGDTAGTGGKPATLETGAVVRVPLFVGQEEIIKVDTRTGEYVSRVK
- the epmB gene encoding EF-P beta-lysylation protein EpmB, coding for MITAAPDPRQPAALQPARWQQAMRDAVRDPRELLDLLGLASLVPRLSDEAAAQFPLRVPRGFVARMRHGDPHDPLLRQVLPLDDEMKPTPGYGLDAVGDAAARTGTGVLQKYRGRALLVATGSCAINCRYCFRRHFPYAEETAAREGWREAVDLIRGDASVEEVLLSGGDPLSLSNGKLAELTNALADIPHLRRLRIHSRLPIVLPERVDDGLLAWLAALPWPVVLVVHANHANEFDPAVDAALGRLRAAGVQLLNQAVLLKGVNDSVDALAALSERGFAAGVLPYYLHQLDRVAGVAHFEVDDEQACSLHATLASRLSGYLVPRLVREVPGDTGKRPL